The following proteins come from a genomic window of Phnomibacter ginsenosidimutans:
- a CDS encoding alkaline phosphatase D family protein — MKRLGITLLAMCSGLWLMAQTAVGPVLGPVSMRTAKLWAATESKTAIATVQVWAKGKPQQKQVVRTLPTDKNAPYHFQQFEVVNLEPATTYEYEVTLKDGPTHQPPVVMGKGSFTTQALFQWRSNAPDFSFITGSCAYFNEPRFDRPGKPYGGDSSIFETMAKEQAAFMMWLGDNWYTRDVDYSNEWGMWYRAYRDRSSPSLKQLWANMPHLAIWDDRDYGPNDYGKSFQFKQTSREVFRHMWMNPTYGENNEGIYGKYTYADVDFFMMDDRWWRDFDELPDSINGKPNADKRMYGKQQLEWLKNELRYSKNNPHISFRVIVTGSQVLNPGSPFDKLLDFSIEYNELMEFIKTEKIPGILFLTGDRHHTEIIKVQHDGLYPMYDITCSPLTSGTHAFAGKEANNPWRILGIDKLQNYGRISISGPRSKRMMKVEFLGVKEKHLASGKWESRSCDSNK, encoded by the coding sequence ATGAAACGGTTAGGGATAACATTGTTGGCCATGTGCAGCGGATTGTGGCTCATGGCACAAACAGCAGTTGGTCCGGTGTTGGGGCCTGTATCGATGCGGACTGCAAAATTGTGGGCCGCAACAGAAAGCAAAACAGCAATAGCCACAGTGCAAGTATGGGCAAAAGGAAAACCACAACAAAAGCAAGTGGTAAGAACATTGCCCACAGATAAAAATGCGCCCTATCATTTTCAGCAATTCGAGGTCGTTAATCTGGAACCTGCTACAACGTATGAATACGAAGTGACGCTGAAAGATGGGCCCACGCACCAGCCGCCCGTTGTAATGGGCAAGGGCTCATTTACAACACAAGCCTTGTTTCAGTGGCGAAGCAATGCACCGGATTTTAGTTTCATTACAGGCAGTTGTGCGTACTTCAATGAACCTCGCTTCGACAGGCCCGGAAAACCTTACGGCGGCGATAGCAGCATCTTTGAAACGATGGCCAAAGAACAAGCTGCATTCATGATGTGGCTCGGCGATAACTGGTATACCCGCGATGTGGATTACAGCAATGAATGGGGCATGTGGTACCGTGCTTACCGCGACCGCAGCAGTCCATCATTAAAACAACTTTGGGCCAACATGCCGCACCTCGCTATATGGGATGATCGTGATTATGGTCCCAATGATTATGGCAAAAGTTTTCAATTCAAACAAACCAGTCGTGAGGTGTTTCGCCACATGTGGATGAACCCGACTTATGGAGAAAACAATGAAGGGATTTATGGCAAGTATACTTATGCCGACGTCGATTTCTTTATGATGGATGACCGTTGGTGGCGTGATTTTGATGAGCTGCCCGACAGCATCAATGGCAAGCCCAATGCAGACAAACGCATGTATGGCAAGCAACAATTGGAGTGGTTGAAAAATGAATTGCGCTATTCTAAAAACAATCCACATATCAGTTTTCGTGTGATTGTAACCGGAAGCCAGGTGCTCAATCCCGGCAGCCCGTTTGATAAGTTGCTCGATTTTTCGATTGAGTACAATGAGTTGATGGAGTTCATCAAAACAGAAAAAATACCGGGCATTCTTTTCCTCACCGGCGACAGGCACCATACAGAAATCATTAAAGTACAGCATGACGGTTTGTATCCGATGTACGATATCACTTGTTCGCCACTCACCAGTGGTACACATGCATTTGCTGGCAAAGAAGCCAACAATCCTTGGCGTATACTGGGCATTGATAAGTTGCAGAATTACGGTCGCATCAGCATCAGCGGACCACGTAGTAAGCGGATGATGAAAGTGGAATTCTTAGGTGTAAAGGAGAAGCACTTGGCCAGTGGCAAGTGGGAGAGCAGGAGCTGCGATTCTAACAAGTAA
- a CDS encoding KamA family radical SAM protein: MEQMLDNITNSMKYKSYALHNYKAIPQVQALPEELLEAIEVVGHVLPFKTNNYVVDELINWNQVPNDPIFTLTFPRKEMLQPHHYKRMKAALDAGLSKDEIKAVANEIRMELNPHPAGQDKNVPMLGDVKLSGVQHKYRETVLFFPSQGQTCHAYCSFCFRWPQFVGMDEMKFAMKETDQLVQYLKEHREVTDVLFTGGDPMVMKSKLLRAYIEPLLSDELWNVQTIRIGSKSLAYWPYKYITDDDAEDTLALFTEITRKGKNLAFMAHFNHPAELDTPAVKEAIIRIRYTRAQIRTQSPILRAINDKPEIWTEMWRKQVNLNLIPYYMFAVRDTGAQHFFGLPLVEAQEIWRQAWQHASGVCRTVRGPSMSCTPGKVQMLGTASINGQKVMVLRFLQGRNPDWVGRPFFAEYNEKAIWIDELKPAFGESKFFLKMNYRKY, encoded by the coding sequence ATGGAACAAATGCTCGACAACATCACCAACAGCATGAAGTACAAATCGTACGCCTTACACAATTACAAAGCCATTCCACAGGTACAGGCACTGCCGGAAGAATTGTTAGAAGCCATTGAAGTGGTTGGCCATGTACTTCCTTTCAAAACCAATAACTATGTGGTAGATGAATTGATCAATTGGAATCAAGTACCTAACGACCCCATATTTACGCTGACATTTCCACGCAAAGAAATGTTGCAGCCGCATCATTACAAAAGAATGAAAGCTGCACTGGATGCAGGCTTGAGTAAAGACGAGATAAAAGCAGTTGCGAATGAAATACGCATGGAACTAAATCCGCACCCTGCCGGGCAGGATAAAAATGTGCCGATGCTGGGCGATGTAAAACTGAGTGGTGTACAGCACAAGTACCGCGAAACAGTGTTGTTCTTTCCCAGCCAAGGGCAAACCTGTCATGCTTATTGCAGCTTCTGTTTTCGATGGCCACAGTTTGTGGGCATGGATGAAATGAAATTTGCGATGAAAGAAACCGATCAGTTGGTGCAATACCTGAAAGAACATCGTGAAGTAACGGATGTGTTGTTTACCGGCGGCGATCCTATGGTGATGAAATCAAAACTGTTGCGGGCTTATATCGAACCATTGCTAAGCGATGAATTGTGGAATGTGCAAACCATTCGCATTGGTTCAAAATCGCTGGCATACTGGCCCTACAAATACATTACAGATGATGATGCAGAAGATACACTGGCTTTGTTTACAGAAATTACCCGCAAAGGGAAAAATCTGGCCTTCATGGCACACTTCAATCATCCCGCAGAGTTGGATACACCTGCGGTAAAAGAAGCCATCATTCGCATCCGTTATACCCGTGCACAAATACGTACTCAGTCACCCATATTGAGAGCCATCAACGACAAGCCTGAAATATGGACAGAAATGTGGCGCAAACAAGTAAACCTGAATTTGATTCCGTACTACATGTTTGCAGTGAGAGATACAGGTGCTCAACATTTCTTCGGCTTACCATTGGTTGAAGCACAGGAAATTTGGCGGCAAGCATGGCAACACGCCAGTGGTGTTTGCCGCACAGTGCGTGGTCCCAGCATGAGCTGCACACCTGGCAAAGTTCAAATGCTGGGCACTGCTTCAATCAACGGTCAAAAGGTAATGGTACTGCGTTTTTTACAAGGCCGCAATCCTGATTGGGTAGGTCGCCCGTTCTTTGCTGAGTACAACGAAAAAGCCATCTGGATAGATGAATTGAAACCGGCTTTCGGCGAAAGCAAATTCTTTTTGAAGATGAACTACAGGAAATATTAG
- a CDS encoding MutS-related protein, producing the protein MPVTSFHDPVAQYKQFATEYETTAAQLRRQRSWLSWSRLLSVVLAIVWLYWQWPISSGWMVLPSVILVAVFLRLVVLSMNVQQQLQHVQQFLIINQAELRQLQEHHYKDRYDGAAYMPPNHAYAHDLDVFGEASLYQYLQRAESDAGRNTLAAWLLQPALPEELPARQAAVQQLAPQVAWRQHLQASGREHPVSAATAQKLQQWMQSKDDVFTATGWYLLRWLGPVVSIGLFTAYWLDYLPNFWFNLYLLVFFLGTSYISKLATPTWQMLGRMSKEINGLAASLKYVEQMQTGESHWLKQRQSVLVVNGEPMASKAVAGLNQLLNRFDYRLNPVVFIPLNILLFWDLQQMLLFAQWKKQHAATATQWLQVLGEVEAASSLAALAYNMPHWCFPQMLQGHGSFEAKALGHPLIAADKRVVSDIATQGVAQVNIITGSNMAGKSTFLRSVGLAMVMAQAGAPVCALHCRMSYMQVMSSMRIADNLAESTSTFYAELKKLKSIIDAVKAQQPVYLLLDEILRGTNSGDRHAGSAALIQQLIAQQACGMIATHDLALAELVHQYPDHIHNYHFDVQVSGEELYFDYHLKQGICQSLNASILMKKIGIDM; encoded by the coding sequence ATGCCTGTTACTTCTTTCCACGATCCTGTTGCGCAATACAAGCAATTCGCTACCGAATATGAAACCACAGCAGCACAACTACGTCGCCAACGTAGCTGGTTGTCGTGGAGCCGGTTGCTGAGTGTGGTGCTGGCTATTGTTTGGTTGTATTGGCAATGGCCAATCAGTAGTGGGTGGATGGTATTGCCATCGGTTATTCTTGTAGCGGTTTTTCTGCGGTTGGTGGTACTGAGTATGAATGTGCAACAGCAACTGCAACATGTACAACAATTCCTCATTATTAATCAGGCAGAGCTGCGGCAGTTGCAAGAACACCACTACAAAGACCGTTATGATGGCGCTGCATATATGCCGCCTAATCATGCCTACGCCCACGACCTCGATGTGTTTGGCGAGGCCTCGCTGTACCAATACCTGCAGCGGGCAGAAAGCGATGCAGGAAGAAACACCTTAGCAGCGTGGTTGCTGCAGCCTGCATTGCCCGAAGAATTGCCGGCAAGGCAAGCGGCAGTGCAACAATTAGCGCCGCAGGTAGCCTGGCGGCAGCATTTGCAAGCCAGTGGCCGCGAACACCCGGTGAGTGCTGCTACTGCGCAAAAGCTACAGCAGTGGATGCAATCGAAAGACGATGTGTTTACTGCAACAGGTTGGTACTTGTTGCGTTGGTTGGGACCAGTTGTTTCTATTGGTTTGTTTACAGCATATTGGCTTGATTATCTGCCAAACTTTTGGTTCAATCTGTATTTGTTGGTTTTCTTTTTGGGTACAAGCTACATCAGCAAGTTGGCTACACCTACCTGGCAAATGCTGGGCCGTATGAGTAAAGAAATCAATGGACTCGCTGCTTCGCTGAAATATGTGGAGCAAATGCAGACGGGAGAAAGCCATTGGTTGAAACAGCGTCAATCTGTGCTCGTTGTGAATGGCGAACCCATGGCCAGCAAAGCAGTGGCTGGTTTAAATCAGTTGCTCAACCGGTTTGATTATCGCCTCAATCCTGTGGTGTTTATTCCACTTAACATCCTGCTTTTTTGGGACTTGCAACAAATGCTCCTTTTTGCCCAATGGAAAAAACAACATGCAGCAACTGCTACACAATGGCTGCAGGTATTGGGCGAAGTGGAAGCGGCTTCATCATTAGCGGCATTGGCGTACAATATGCCGCATTGGTGCTTTCCGCAAATGCTGCAAGGGCACGGCAGTTTTGAAGCCAAGGCATTGGGTCATCCATTAATTGCAGCTGACAAAAGAGTAGTGAGTGACATCGCTACGCAGGGTGTTGCACAGGTGAATATTATCACCGGCAGCAACATGGCGGGCAAGAGTACTTTTTTGCGTAGCGTAGGCTTGGCCATGGTGATGGCGCAGGCTGGCGCACCAGTTTGTGCGTTGCATTGCCGCATGAGTTACATGCAGGTGATGAGCAGCATGCGCATTGCAGATAACCTGGCAGAAAGTACCAGTACCTTTTATGCTGAACTCAAAAAGTTGAAAAGCATTATTGATGCGGTGAAAGCACAGCAGCCTGTGTATTTGTTGCTGGATGAAATACTGCGTGGTACCAACAGCGGCGACAGGCATGCTGGTTCTGCGGCACTCATTCAGCAGCTGATTGCACAGCAAGCATGTGGTATGATAGCCACGCATGATTTAGCGTTGGCGGAGCTCGTACATCAATATCCCGATCACATTCATAATTATCATTTTGATGTGCAGGTGTCGGGCGAAGAATTGTACTTCGATTACCACTTGAAACAAGGTATTTGCCAGAGTTTGAATGCCTCCATCCTCATGAAAAAAATTGGGATAGATATGTAA
- a CDS encoding heavy metal-binding domain-containing protein yields the protein MLQKESAFSHACNKQRLFLCRNRLYNQNFGHMKKLRVLLLAVMAIVSVAAFAFQEKQHKHGKKEHAKYECPMKCEPASDKPGKCSKCGMELKKQKEATAQYECPMKCEPAKDKPGKCGKCGMELKKKA from the coding sequence ATGTTGCAAAAAGAGTCTGCGTTTTCACATGCTTGCAACAAACAAAGATTGTTCCTTTGTCGAAACAGATTGTACAATCAAAATTTCGGACATATGAAAAAACTACGTGTACTGTTGCTGGCTGTAATGGCCATTGTTTCTGTAGCTGCATTTGCTTTTCAGGAAAAGCAACACAAGCATGGCAAAAAAGAACATGCTAAATATGAGTGCCCCATGAAGTGTGAGCCTGCTAGCGACAAGCCCGGTAAATGCAGTAAATGCGGTATGGAACTGAAAAAGCAAAAAGAAGCTACAGCACAATACGAATGCCCCATGAAGTGTGAGCCTGCCAAAGACAAGCCCGGCAAATGCGGCAAGTGTGGCATGGAGCTGAAAAAGAAAGCGTAA
- a CDS encoding helix-turn-helix domain-containing protein, translated as MPIIVNLDVMMAKRKMSLNELSEKVDLTLSNLSILKTGKAKAIRFSTLEAICKVLDCQPGDILEYRSENS; from the coding sequence ATGCCCATTATTGTAAACCTTGATGTGATGATGGCCAAGCGCAAAATGTCGTTGAATGAGCTGTCGGAAAAAGTAGACCTCACGTTGTCGAATCTGTCGATACTTAAAACCGGTAAGGCCAAAGCCATCCGTTTCAGTACCCTCGAAGCCATTTGTAAAGTACTCGACTGCCAGCCCGGCGATATTTTGGAATACCGCAGTGAAAACAGTTAG
- a CDS encoding DUF2975 domain-containing protein encodes MQIVITTRHILKALYVLAWIIFIGLCYEAGVWVFNPVVTMYYSESNVMYPGIHQLYHFDKGHYFTEIILIVIPAVLKAILFYMIVKLLHDEKLNMNQPFNAATGRFLLTAAYISLGIGIFALWAVKHTLWLETLGAKLPSIQTLSIAGGDVWLFMAVILFIVAQIFKRGIELQAENDLTI; translated from the coding sequence ATGCAAATTGTCATTACCACCCGCCACATCCTCAAAGCCCTCTATGTGCTGGCCTGGATCATTTTCATTGGGCTATGTTATGAAGCCGGCGTTTGGGTGTTCAACCCCGTTGTAACCATGTACTACAGCGAAAGCAATGTGATGTACCCGGGCATCCATCAACTGTACCATTTCGACAAAGGGCATTATTTCACCGAAATCATCCTGATTGTGATTCCGGCAGTACTCAAGGCCATCCTCTTTTACATGATTGTAAAACTGCTACACGACGAAAAGCTCAACATGAATCAACCGTTCAACGCAGCCACAGGTCGCTTCTTACTTACTGCAGCATACATCAGTTTGGGCATCGGCATTTTTGCCTTGTGGGCGGTGAAGCATACGCTATGGTTAGAAACCTTGGGTGCAAAACTCCCCTCCATTCAAACCCTCAGTATTGCCGGCGGCGATGTATGGTTGTTTATGGCAGTGATACTGTTCATCGTTGCGCAAATTTTTAAACGCGGCATTGAATTGCAAGCCGAAAACGATTTAACCATTTAA
- a CDS encoding vitamin B12-dependent ribonucleotide reductase, which produces MAAKKSAAKGLAFSRQYTREGISPYDMFEYDYRTSMIKDPSGKIIFQMDNVEVPKHWSQIATDILAQKYFRKAGVPQPDGSTGRETSSKQVAHRMADCWRQWGEQYGYFASSQDAQVFYEELVYSILNQMAVPNSPQWFNTGLYSAYGIAGKPQGHYYVDAKDGQLKKSTSAYERPQPHACFILSVSDDLVNDGGIMDLWIREARIFKYGSGVGTNFSQIRGEGEKLSGGGTSSGIMSFLKIGDRAAGAIKSGGTTRRAAKMVCLDLDHPEIVEFVDWKVEEEKKVAALVAAGYSNDYEGEAYRTVSGQNSNNSVRIPNDFFKVLDEDGDWELKARTDGHTMKKIKASELWNKICYAAWRCADPGTQYDTTINEWHTCPEGGRINASNPCSEYMFLDNTACNLASANLRRFFNEETQVFDVAGFEYVCRLWTVVLEISVLMAQFPSKEVAQLSYDYRTLGLGFANLGSMLMVSGIPYDSPEAQAIGGAISAIMTGVAYKTSAEMAEVLGAFPRYEENAHHMMRVMRNHRAAAYDASDAYEGLSIKPMGIDSKYCPDYMLKAACKAWDEAVILGEKHGYRNAQTTVIAPTGTIGLVMDCDTTGVEPDFALVKFKKLSGGGYFKIINQSVPTALKKLGYNEKEIESIVNYAKGSASLHGAPHINHQSLSEKGLIGEEIAKLEAGMASAFHIKFAFNVYSLGEACMERLGFKPEEYNDWNWNMLEALGFTQEQIDAANEYICGTMTIEGAPYLKLEHYPVFDCANKCGEKGQRYIHAHGHIKMMGACQPFLSGAISKTINLPHEASVEEIADCYRMSWELGLKANALYRDGSKLSQPLSNKSDDKKKDKAEDAAEASAEGSNIVDLGQLTVEELLQEVTKRMQASPDTQLKRQLAKIVERRTLPAKRRGFTQKAKINGQAIFLRTGEYNDGTLGEIFIDLAKEGSTLRSLMNSFAIAISVGLQYGVPLEEFVEKFVFTKFEPAGMVDHPNIKTTTSIVDFVFRALAYEYLNRTDLVHVLDRPEIGNTGDDDGSEVVLVKSEPAAEKKRLI; this is translated from the coding sequence ATGGCTGCTAAAAAATCCGCTGCTAAGGGCCTCGCTTTCTCCCGCCAGTACACCCGGGAGGGTATCAGCCCGTACGACATGTTTGAGTACGACTACCGTACCTCAATGATCAAAGACCCTTCGGGCAAAATCATTTTTCAGATGGACAATGTGGAAGTGCCCAAGCACTGGAGCCAGATTGCCACTGATATTTTAGCACAAAAATATTTCCGTAAAGCTGGCGTACCCCAGCCCGACGGTAGCACCGGCCGCGAAACCAGCAGCAAGCAGGTAGCGCATCGCATGGCCGATTGCTGGCGCCAGTGGGGTGAGCAGTATGGCTACTTTGCCAGCAGCCAGGATGCACAGGTATTTTATGAGGAACTGGTGTACAGCATCCTCAATCAAATGGCGGTGCCCAACAGCCCCCAGTGGTTCAATACCGGTTTGTACTCTGCTTACGGCATTGCAGGCAAGCCGCAGGGCCACTACTATGTAGATGCCAAAGACGGCCAGCTGAAAAAATCAACCTCGGCTTACGAACGTCCTCAACCCCATGCCTGCTTTATCCTCAGTGTTAGCGATGATTTGGTAAATGATGGAGGTATCATGGACCTGTGGATTCGGGAAGCCCGCATTTTCAAATATGGTTCTGGTGTAGGTACCAACTTCAGCCAAATTCGTGGCGAAGGCGAAAAACTGAGCGGTGGCGGTACCAGCAGCGGTATCATGAGCTTTTTGAAAATAGGCGACCGTGCAGCCGGCGCCATTAAAAGTGGTGGTACTACCCGCCGGGCAGCCAAAATGGTATGTCTCGATTTGGACCACCCCGAGATTGTAGAATTTGTAGACTGGAAAGTAGAAGAGGAGAAGAAAGTAGCTGCCCTGGTAGCTGCCGGCTATAGCAACGATTACGAAGGCGAAGCTTACCGTACTGTAAGCGGCCAAAACAGCAACAACTCTGTTCGTATTCCCAACGATTTCTTTAAGGTATTGGATGAAGACGGCGACTGGGAACTGAAAGCCCGTACCGATGGCCATACCATGAAGAAGATCAAAGCCAGCGAACTGTGGAATAAAATCTGCTATGCTGCATGGCGCTGTGCCGACCCCGGCACCCAGTATGATACCACCATCAACGAGTGGCACACTTGCCCCGAAGGTGGCCGTATCAACGCCAGTAACCCCTGCTCAGAGTACATGTTCCTCGACAATACGGCTTGTAACCTGGCCAGTGCCAACCTCCGTCGTTTCTTCAACGAAGAAACACAGGTGTTCGATGTTGCCGGTTTTGAATATGTATGCCGCCTGTGGACGGTGGTACTCGAAATCAGCGTACTGATGGCGCAGTTCCCCAGCAAAGAAGTAGCTCAACTGAGCTACGACTATCGTACCCTTGGCCTTGGCTTTGCCAACCTCGGTAGCATGCTCATGGTTAGCGGTATTCCTTACGACAGCCCCGAAGCACAAGCCATTGGCGGCGCCATCAGCGCCATCATGACTGGCGTAGCCTACAAAACTTCTGCTGAAATGGCCGAAGTATTGGGCGCCTTCCCCCGCTACGAAGAAAATGCCCACCACATGATGCGGGTAATGCGCAACCATCGTGCTGCAGCTTACGACGCCAGCGATGCTTACGAAGGCCTCAGCATTAAGCCCATGGGCATCGACAGCAAATACTGCCCCGACTACATGCTGAAAGCGGCTTGCAAAGCATGGGACGAAGCCGTTATTCTCGGTGAAAAACATGGCTATCGCAATGCCCAAACCACCGTTATTGCCCCAACTGGTACCATCGGTTTGGTAATGGACTGCGATACTACCGGCGTAGAACCAGACTTTGCCCTGGTGAAGTTTAAAAAACTCAGCGGTGGTGGTTACTTCAAAATCATCAACCAGAGTGTACCCACTGCTTTGAAAAAGCTGGGCTACAACGAAAAAGAAATCGAAAGCATCGTCAACTACGCCAAGGGTTCTGCCAGCTTGCATGGTGCACCGCACATCAACCACCAGAGCCTCAGCGAAAAAGGCCTGATTGGCGAAGAAATTGCCAAGCTCGAAGCAGGTATGGCATCAGCCTTCCACATCAAGTTTGCTTTCAACGTATACAGCCTCGGCGAAGCCTGCATGGAGCGTTTGGGCTTCAAGCCAGAAGAGTACAACGACTGGAACTGGAACATGCTCGAAGCCCTCGGCTTTACCCAAGAGCAAATTGATGCAGCCAATGAGTACATCTGCGGTACCATGACCATCGAAGGTGCCCCATACCTGAAACTGGAGCACTACCCTGTATTCGACTGCGCCAACAAGTGCGGCGAAAAAGGTCAGCGCTACATTCATGCACATGGCCACATCAAAATGATGGGTGCCTGCCAGCCTTTCCTGAGCGGTGCCATCAGCAAAACCATCAACCTGCCACATGAGGCCAGCGTAGAAGAAATTGCTGACTGCTACCGCATGAGCTGGGAGCTGGGCCTCAAAGCCAACGCCCTTTACCGCGACGGTTCTAAACTGAGCCAGCCGCTGAGCAACAAGAGCGACGATAAGAAAAAAGACAAAGCTGAAGATGCTGCTGAAGCCAGTGCAGAAGGCAGCAACATTGTAGACCTTGGCCAGCTGACAGTAGAAGAACTGCTGCAGGAAGTAACCAAGCGGATGCAAGCCAGCCCCGATACACAATTGAAGCGTCAACTCGCCAAAATTGTAGAACGCAGAACACTGCCCGCCAAGCGTCGTGGCTTTACGCAAAAAGCCAAAATCAACGGTCAGGCCATCTTCCTGCGTACCGGCGAATACAACGATGGTACCCTGGGAGAAATCTTCATCGATCTGGCCAAAGAGGGTAGCACCCTGCGCAGCCTGATGAACAGCTTTGCCATTGCTATTTCTGTAGGCCTGCAGTATGGTGTGCCGCTGGAAGAGTTTGTAGAAAAGTTTGTGTTCACCAAGTTTGAGCCGGCTGGTATGGTTGACCACCCGAACATTAAGACCACTACTTCTATTGTAGACTTTGTGTTCCGTGCATTGGCTTACGAATACCTCAACCGCACTGATTTGGTACACGTACTCGACCGCCCCGAAATTGGCAACACCGGCGACGATGACGGCAGCGAGGTGGTACTCGTAAAATCAGAACCAGCTGCTGAAAAAAAACGCCTGATTTGA
- a CDS encoding sensor histidine kinase codes for MFKRKLPYYWIAQFGGWGFYVLLYTFYYYTISAYYSDYAYYFQNMFTEAGTGFLISHLMRTVIKETKLLTLSLAKQIGWMVVTTLIFGFIYSSVVVVIEEKMGWEPEYYIGATFAYKLARMAVGGALFFTIWSLLYLMYHYVVSTQRQRINQVKLEAVVKDLELKTIKAHINPHFIFNALNSIRALIDENPDRARTAVTELSQLLRSSMNADKEELVSLERELKIVNNYLALEQIRFEDRLRVQLDIDPDTLKQKVPPMMLQTLVENAIKHGISKEMHGGEVFIGSDFVADHHELVVRNTGHLVSTDSEEGFGISSTTNRLQLLFGNKASFNIQNVAGHTVEAKIIMPVTVN; via the coding sequence ATGTTTAAAAGGAAACTACCATATTACTGGATTGCGCAATTTGGCGGCTGGGGATTTTATGTGTTGTTGTACACCTTTTACTACTACACCATTAGTGCCTATTACAGCGATTACGCCTACTATTTCCAAAACATGTTTACCGAGGCAGGCACCGGCTTTTTGATTTCGCACCTCATGCGTACCGTCATCAAAGAAACCAAGCTCCTCACCCTATCGCTGGCCAAGCAAATAGGCTGGATGGTAGTTACCACCCTCATCTTCGGTTTCATCTACAGTAGCGTGGTGGTGGTGATTGAAGAAAAAATGGGTTGGGAGCCAGAGTATTATATCGGCGCCACTTTTGCCTACAAGCTGGCCCGCATGGCTGTGGGTGGTGCCTTGTTTTTTACCATCTGGAGTTTGCTGTACCTGATGTATCATTATGTGGTGAGTACGCAGCGGCAGCGCATCAATCAGGTAAAACTGGAAGCCGTTGTAAAAGATCTGGAACTGAAAACCATCAAGGCACATATCAACCCGCATTTTATTTTCAATGCGCTGAATAGCATACGTGCTTTGATTGATGAAAATCCCGACCGGGCAAGAACTGCCGTTACAGAACTGAGCCAATTGCTGCGCAGCAGCATGAATGCCGATAAAGAAGAATTGGTGAGCCTCGAACGAGAGTTGAAAATCGTGAACAACTATCTGGCCCTAGAGCAAATCAGGTTTGAAGACCGGCTCAGAGTACAACTCGATATAGACCCCGATACACTCAAGCAAAAAGTACCGCCCATGATGCTGCAAACCCTGGTGGAAAATGCCATCAAACATGGCATCAGCAAAGAGATGCATGGCGGCGAAGTATTTATTGGTTCCGACTTTGTAGCCGATCATCATGAACTGGTGGTACGCAACACCGGCCACCTGGTAAGTACAGATTCTGAAGAAGGCTTCGGCATCAGCAGCACCACCAACCGGTTGCAATTGCTTTTTGGCAACAAAGCGTCTTTCAATATTCAAAACGTAGCAGGGCATACTGTAGAAGCAAAAATTATTATGCCGGTTACTGTCAACTAA
- a CDS encoding LytR/AlgR family response regulator transcription factor, with protein MTKKAILIDDERLARNELRKMLVDYPDIEIVDEAGNVQEGLEKIDLHNPDLIFLDINMPGKTGFDLLQELDRSPYVIFTTAYDEYAVKAFEVNALDYLLKPIDPKRLADAIHKVGELVQKEKQAVQEAAQRGKLTEEDQVFVKDGERCWFVALGDIRLFESVGNYAKVFFGNNKPLILKSLNALEERLDEKVFFRANRKHIVNLRLVDKVENYFNGGLLLELKGGDKIEVSRRQTVKFKEMMSL; from the coding sequence ATGACAAAGAAAGCCATCCTGATAGACGACGAACGCCTGGCCCGCAACGAGCTCCGCAAAATGCTGGTCGATTATCCGGACATTGAAATTGTAGATGAAGCCGGCAACGTGCAAGAAGGTTTGGAAAAAATAGACCTGCACAATCCTGATTTAATTTTTCTCGACATCAACATGCCGGGCAAAACAGGTTTTGATTTGTTGCAGGAACTCGATCGTTCACCGTATGTCATTTTTACTACTGCGTATGATGAATATGCGGTAAAAGCGTTTGAAGTAAATGCATTGGACTATTTGTTGAAACCCATTGATCCCAAGCGTTTGGCCGATGCCATACACAAAGTGGGCGAATTGGTGCAAAAAGAAAAACAAGCGGTGCAAGAAGCTGCACAACGCGGCAAACTCACAGAAGAAGATCAGGTGTTTGTAAAAGATGGTGAACGCTGCTGGTTTGTAGCCCTCGGCGATATTCGCTTGTTTGAAAGTGTGGGCAACTACGCCAAAGTGTTTTTTGGCAACAACAAACCCCTCATTTTGAAAAGCCTGAATGCATTGGAAGAACGACTGGATGAAAAAGTATTTTTCCGTGCCAACAGAAAACACATTGTCAACCTTCGCCTGGTAGATAAAGTAGAAAACTACTTCAACGGTGGGCTGCTGCTCGAACTGAAAGGAGGCGACAAAATTGAAGTGAGCCGCCGGCAAACCGTGAAGTTTAAAGAGATGATGAGCCTGTAA